In Chryseobacterium oryzae, the genomic stretch TTACTCGGGATAATGCCACTGAAGTAAATAACGTCATTACCACACCAATCATCAATGTTAAGGCAAAACCTTTAATAGGACCAGTTCCGAAGAAAAATAGTACAACCGCCGTTAATAAAGTAGTAAGGTGACCATCAATAATCGCATTTAAAGCGTGTTTGAAACCATCTTTATAGGCATCAAAAATACTTTTCCCTGCAAAAAGTTCTTCTTTCGTTCTTTCATAGATAATTACATTGGTATCCACGGCCATTGCCATCGTTAATACCATACCCGCAATACCCGGAAGGGTAAGAGTAAAGTCTCCGGAATCCATAATTCCGAAAATATAAAATAAGTTGATGATCATTGCAAAAACTGCATAAACACCAGCTCCACCGTAATAGAAAACGATATATACAATAATAATAAGGAATGCAATCGCAAAAGAAATCATCCCTGCATGAATAGATTCTTCTCCTAAAGAAGGACCTACCTGTGTAGCCTGAACAACTTTAGCACCTGCAGGAAGTTTACCCGCACCTAAAACATCTACCAATTCTTTTGCTTCCTCCTGAGAGAAATTACCGGAGATTTGTGTTCTACCGTTCGGGATTGCACCTACAACATTTGGGGCAGTGTATACTCTGTTATCTAAAGTAACAGCCACTGGCTTACCAACATTTTTTTCAGTAAGTGTTTTCCATTCTTTAGCACCTTTAGAATCCATCTGCATATCTACCACTACTCTGCTTAATTCATCATAATTGATTTTTGCAGATTCTACAGCACCATCTACTGGAGCTTTTTGGTTGATATTTCCTCTTATCGCATACAATACCAAGCTGTTTGTATCGGTAGATTCTGGTTTGTATCCCCACATAAACTGGGTATACTTCATGTTTGCAGGTCTTAAAGCCTGTGCAACTTTACTGTTCAAAATTTTGTTTACCGTAGCAGTATCAGAAAGTTTTACACTTGCTACACCACTGGTTCTCAGTTTATCCAACTGCAAAAGATTCATAAAGTTCACATTTTTTGCAACTCCCATAGAATCTCCTTTTGCAGCAATAGTAGAAGTTAAAGTCTGAAAATAAGGTGCAACTTCCTGAATCTGCTGTATTTCCCAAAACTGAAGTTTAGCAGAAGTCTGAAGCATTTTCTTTACCTTATCGATATCCTTCATTCCTGGCATTTCAACAGAAATTCTAGCCGTTCCCGGAACTCTCTGTACGTTTGGCTGAATAGCTCCTAATTTATCGATTCTTGTTCTGATAACTTCAAAGGCAGTACCTACAGAAAGATCTATTCTCTTTTTAACGATACTTTTTACCTGCTCATCAGACGTATTGAATTTAATTTCAGAAAGATTGGCATTTCCAAAAATTTCAGGATCTGCAAGTTTAAGATTAGCTCCTTTAGCTTTATTTACCGCATCAAATTCTGTGAAAAAATTATCAATATAAGATTTTGATGAATTTTTCTGTAATTCGTCGGTTCTGTTAAGAGCTTCAATAAGAACAGGATTGGTAGAATAATTTGTTAAATCATTTACAAGATCTCTCTGATTGATTTCCAATAGAACATTGATTCCCCCTTTAAGGTCGAGACCCAATTTCATTTCTTTATCTTTCGCTTTAGCATAATAAAGATCTGTAAAACCCAGATGGAGAGTATCTTCCTTCAGTCTCCTAATCTCTTTTTCGTTCCCGTTCGCAGCTTCAATCTGCGATTCAATTTTGCTTGCGTACCAGGTGGGCAATAGCTCGTTTAAGCATATTAGCCCTAATACAATCGCAATAATTGTAATAAGTCCTTTTCCTTGCATTTTGTTATGACTACGTTAAATTAAGTCGGCAAATATAATGAATTTATTGATATTTTATGAATTTTACGCAGCAGAAATCGTTTATTTTCAGATATATTGACTATTATTTTCAACAAATAATAAAAGTATTTTTATTGTTTCATGAAAAAAAAGACACTTTCTACATACAAACAATTAAATTTCAAAAGATTACCTTGTAAAAGAAATATATTTATACACAAAAAAATGCTCAAATTAAAAAAATCTGAGCATTGTATTTATTTTAAATTTCAACTTAAATTGTCATGGAAAATATCCTTGTTTCAGGTTTATTTCTCATCATTCTGAGATCGAAAACCATAGCAACATTTCTTGTGAAAGCACGACCTTTTTCAGTAATTTTTATTTGATCTCCATTAATTTCCACCAACTCATCGCGCTCCATTTCAGAAAGCATATTAAAGGCATTTTCCAGCTCAGGTATGGCATTTTTATTTTCGAAAGTACTTTCCAACTGACACATCAGATTAAGAATATGTCTTCTTATGAGCAGATCTTCTTCGCTAAGGATATGTCCACGCATTACAGGAATTTCTCCTTCTTCAACAATTTTCTGATATTCTTCAACCGTTTTCACATTCTGTGCAAAAGCATACCAGGAATCTGATATAGAAGACATTCCCAAGCCAACCATTAGCTGGGTTTTGCTCGATGTGTAACCCATGAAATTTCTGTGAAGCTTTTTATGAATTAGAGATTGGTACAAATCGTCGTGTTCCAAAGAGAAATGATCCATCCCTACTTCTATGTATCCTAATTCCTGTAAAAGTTTTTTCCCGTTTTCATACAGACGGCGTTTTTCTTCACCACTTGGCAAATCGCTTTCATCAAAACCTCTCTGTCCTACTCCTTTTACCCACGGAACGTGCGCATAAGAATAGAAAGCAAGACGATCCGGCTTCAGTTCCAAAGTTTTTCGGATGGTATGTTCCATTGCGTCCCAATGTTGATGAGGAAGCCCAAAAACCAAATCATGACTAATTCCTGTGTAGCCAATTTCTCTTGCAAGCTCGGTAACTTCTTTTACTTTCTCGAAAGGCTGAATTCTGTTAATGGCTTTTTGCACCTTTAAATCGTAATCCTGCACGCCGAAACTCGCTCTTCTAAAACCTAAATTGTATAAAGTCTGAAGATGCTCTCTGGTTGTATTGTTGGGATGTCCTTCAAAAGAAAATTCTGGATGTTCGGCAATTTCTACAGTTTCAAAAATCCCCTGCAATAATGTTTTTAAATTTTCCGGAGAGAAAAAAGTGGGAGTTCCGCCACCCAAATGGAGTTCTTTCAGCTTTGGTTTTTCGCTGAACAGCTGTAAATACAACTGCCATTCTTTCAGTACACTTTCCAGATAAGGTATTTCTACACTGTGTTGTTTAGTTATACGTTTGTGACACGCACAAAATGTGCATAATGCCTCACAAAACGGTAAATGGATATAAATTGAAATTCCCTCCGCCGAATTGCTTTCATTGAAAGACCTAATAACACTGGATTTCCATTTTTCTGCCGAAAAAGTAGCTTCATCCCAATAAGGAACGGTAGGATAAGATGTGTAACGAGGTCCGGGAATATTATATTTGTTGATTAACGAATTCATGTAGAACTATAATAGATTTAAAAAAATTAGAAATATTAAAATTTCTTTCTGCAAAATTAACCAATACTTCCGAATTAAAAAGTATTAAGTGATAGTAGTTTTAAATGTCTACCATTGAAGTTTCATTACTGCAATTTTATCTTTTCCGGCAAGAACCACTGTATTTTTGTTTATCCATTTGCAAACGAAAAAGCCGTTTTCATTAGAGATTGTTGTCCAGGATTTGCCGTAGTCATCAGAAAATTCAATATTTTTAGAACCAGCTGCAATAATATCTTTTCCTTTACTTCGTGGTCTTATTTTCACACAAGATTTATATCCTCCATTTTTACCGGAAGCCTGCACTTTCCAATCTTTACCACCGTTAGTGGTTGTCGCAATATTACTTTGATTATCTTCAGGATACATATAATTTCCTCCAACAGCAATACCAAAATTTTCATCGTAAAAGTCAATAGAAAATATCCCCGTTGAAAAACCAGTTTCCATGCCTGTATAAAATGGTTCAATAGCATTATTTTTCAGGTTTAGTCTTAGTATTTTCCACGAAGTTGCAATCCAGATCCAGTCTTTAAATGCAGAAATATTGGTGTTACTTCCCGCAAAAGCTCCTTCCCCTTTTCTTAACAAAGGATTATCGTATAATTTAGAATTAAAATGATTTTTATTATAATCGAATTCTAGAAATTTAAGTTTAAGATTATGATCCGGATCGCTTAACGTGTAAAACTTTCGGTTATGAAACATCAAAGCATCATAAAAAGCAGTTTTTGCTGTATCTTTAGATATTACTTCATATTGTAAACTTTTTTTATCAATTTTAAAAAACTCTGCAGGTCTTTCTACATTGATGGCAAAAAAATATTTTTTGTCTTGAGCCAAAGTTCTGAATTGAAGTTTTTTATCGGATAACAGTATCTGTTTCTGATTTTTAGGATTTTTCAAGTCTACGTAACCGAATTTAGAATCCGTTCCGCTGTACCAAACCTTACCATCATGCAATTCGATTGCTCTGATACTTATTTTATCATTAAAAATGGTTGTAAAACTTTCAATTTTCTGGGAGAAACACCCTAAGCTCAATATACAAAACGAAAGTAGCAATATTTTTTTCATAAACTTTAATATTATAAAAAATTCCGCATGAAGCGGAATTCTATTTTAAAATTTTTAAATCCTAGAAACACAACAAGTAAACTTCCACAGATTCTGTTTTATTTTTTATTCACAAATTAATGAATCGAAATTTACATTTAATTGCGTAGATCCCGATTTATCATACGGAACCCACTTATAATCCTTAAAAACATAAGCATTCCCTTATCTAATTCAATCCATTCATCAATACCTTTTGCTGCATTTTTCACATCATTTTTAGCAAACAATCCTACTGGCGCAGAATAACTTCTATCTTTATTCAAGTACTTACATTTATTACTTGAAATTAATTCACTTAACTCACTTTGTAAAATCAATTTTGATTTTGTTAAACTACCTAATACTTTAATCATTTTTAAAGGTGTGTAGGAATTTTGGCAATTATAAAATGATATAGTAAATAAATAGCTAAAGCAAAGAAGCTTCATATGCAATATTTTCATATGATTTTAAGGTTATTAATGTAAAAATTAATTTTTGTTATCGATATCAATATCAAATTTTTCGAGAGGTTTCTGCTCTGCTTTAAATGTTTCGCCAAGCTCTCCTTTCTGCAATTTTGAATTTCTGATACTGTACAGAAAATAAATTACAAAACCGATTAACAACCAACCTAAAGAATACATTTGAGCTTCTTTACTAAGATTGAAAATAAGATAAACATTAATTCCGATACCTAAACACGCAATAAGCGGTAATGCAGGAACTTTAAAATTTCTCTGAAGATTCGGTTCTTTTACTCTTAAAACCCAAACTGCAACACAAACCATTGTAAAGGCAAACAGAGTCCCAAAACTGGTCATGTGTGCTAAATCATTAATGGGGGTTAAAGATGCAACTACAGCAATTACAGCTCCCAAAATAAGAAGATTTTTTCTAGGAACTCCCGTTTCTGAATTTACTTTAGAGAATGTAGAAGGAATTAATCCATCTTTAGACATTCCAAGAAAAATTCTGGATTGTCCCATAATCATTACCATTAATACCGAAATTAAACCTACCGTTGCTGCAACTGTAATAATATAACCTGCCCAAGCTTGTCCGGCAATATCAAAAGCATAAGCTACAGGAGCTTTTATAGCATCGGGATATTTTCCTAGCGGATTAAAATCGTTATAATTCATCATTCCTGTAAGAACAAGAGACACCAAAATATAAAGCAAAGTACATATTACCAAAGATGCAATAATCGCAAAAGGAACATCTTTTTTGGGATTAATAGCCTCTCCCGCTTGGGTAGAAACGGCATCAAACCCCACATAGGCAAAAAAGAT encodes the following:
- the secD gene encoding protein translocase subunit SecD; protein product: MQGKGLITIIAIVLGLICLNELLPTWYASKIESQIEAANGNEKEIRRLKEDTLHLGFTDLYYAKAKDKEMKLGLDLKGGINVLLEINQRDLVNDLTNYSTNPVLIEALNRTDELQKNSSKSYIDNFFTEFDAVNKAKGANLKLADPEIFGNANLSEIKFNTSDEQVKSIVKKRIDLSVGTAFEVIRTRIDKLGAIQPNVQRVPGTARISVEMPGMKDIDKVKKMLQTSAKLQFWEIQQIQEVAPYFQTLTSTIAAKGDSMGVAKNVNFMNLLQLDKLRTSGVASVKLSDTATVNKILNSKVAQALRPANMKYTQFMWGYKPESTDTNSLVLYAIRGNINQKAPVDGAVESAKINYDELSRVVVDMQMDSKGAKEWKTLTEKNVGKPVAVTLDNRVYTAPNVVGAIPNGRTQISGNFSQEEAKELVDVLGAGKLPAGAKVVQATQVGPSLGEESIHAGMISFAIAFLIIIVYIVFYYGGAGVYAVFAMIINLFYIFGIMDSGDFTLTLPGIAGMVLTMAMAVDTNVIIYERTKEELFAGKSIFDAYKDGFKHALNAIIDGHLTTLLTAVVLFFFGTGPIKGFALTLMIGVVMTLFTSVALSRVMIFSRLEKGKGLSVWTAPTKNLFRNTWIDFIGKRKIAYAISIVLTVISLISIFTNGFRYGIDFTGGRNYVVRFDKPVNAEDIEGKLTNYFKTDDGKNSSVEVKTFGNNNQLKISTDYLINDESLKADQIIEQKLYEALKSDLPAKSTLVDFKSAYKGNTGIVSSEKVGPTVADDIQKHGILAVVAALGGIFIYILLRFRKWQFSLGAVAALFHDAVIILGAYSLFHRVMPFNMEINQDFVAAILTVLGYSINDTVIIFDRIREYLREKKSITLAGLFDDSISSTLGRTFNTTFTVLLVILAIFIFGGDNLRGFMFALLIGIGFGAYSSVFIASAIAYDFLKTGKEEEVHGKTTTNKEVLASK
- the hemN gene encoding oxygen-independent coproporphyrinogen III oxidase yields the protein MNSLINKYNIPGPRYTSYPTVPYWDEATFSAEKWKSSVIRSFNESNSAEGISIYIHLPFCEALCTFCACHKRITKQHSVEIPYLESVLKEWQLYLQLFSEKPKLKELHLGGGTPTFFSPENLKTLLQGIFETVEIAEHPEFSFEGHPNNTTREHLQTLYNLGFRRASFGVQDYDLKVQKAINRIQPFEKVKEVTELAREIGYTGISHDLVFGLPHQHWDAMEHTIRKTLELKPDRLAFYSYAHVPWVKGVGQRGFDESDLPSGEEKRRLYENGKKLLQELGYIEVGMDHFSLEHDDLYQSLIHKKLHRNFMGYTSSKTQLMVGLGMSSISDSWYAFAQNVKTVEEYQKIVEEGEIPVMRGHILSEEDLLIRRHILNLMCQLESTFENKNAIPELENAFNMLSEMERDELVEINGDQIKITEKGRAFTRNVAMVFDLRMMRNKPETRIFSMTI
- a CDS encoding WD40/YVTN/BNR-like repeat-containing protein, with product MKKILLLSFCILSLGCFSQKIESFTTIFNDKISIRAIELHDGKVWYSGTDSKFGYVDLKNPKNQKQILLSDKKLQFRTLAQDKKYFFAINVERPAEFFKIDKKSLQYEVISKDTAKTAFYDALMFHNRKFYTLSDPDHNLKLKFLEFDYNKNHFNSKLYDNPLLRKGEGAFAGSNTNISAFKDWIWIATSWKILRLNLKNNAIEPFYTGMETGFSTGIFSIDFYDENFGIAVGGNYMYPEDNQSNIATTTNGGKDWKVQASGKNGGYKSCVKIRPRSKGKDIIAAGSKNIEFSDDYGKSWTTISNENGFFVCKWINKNTVVLAGKDKIAVMKLQW